Proteins from a single region of Streptomyces spinoverrucosus:
- a CDS encoding tellurite resistance TerB family protein, translating into MALWDRLKESASTMQTQLMAKKNDLKSGAFRDASMAMCALVAAADGTVDPSERQRVAQLIATNEVLQNFPADDLRRRFEDNLNRLTTDFDFGKVSVMQEIAKAKKKPAEARAVIQIGIVIGGADGDFDKDEQAVVREACYALDLPPHEFDL; encoded by the coding sequence ATGGCCCTGTGGGACCGCCTCAAGGAGTCCGCATCGACGATGCAGACCCAGCTGATGGCGAAGAAGAACGACCTCAAGAGCGGCGCCTTCCGCGACGCGAGCATGGCGATGTGCGCGCTCGTCGCCGCTGCCGACGGCACCGTCGACCCCTCCGAGCGGCAGCGGGTGGCCCAACTGATCGCCACGAACGAGGTGTTGCAGAACTTCCCCGCCGACGACCTGCGCCGACGCTTCGAGGACAACCTGAACCGCCTCACCACCGACTTCGACTTCGGCAAGGTGAGCGTGATGCAGGAGATCGCAAAGGCGAAGAAGAAGCCGGCCGAGGCACGGGCAGTCATTCAGATCGGCATCGTCATCGGCGGCGCCGACGGCGACTTCGACAAGGATGAGCAGGCCGTGGTGCGGGAGGCGTGCTACGCGCTCGACCTGCCGCCGCACGAGTTCGACCTCTGA
- a CDS encoding sporulation protein, giving the protein MVFKRLLGSLGVGGPTVDTVLDPGPVRPGGALTGQVHLKGGTADFDIEHITLELVARVEAEHDEGESEGAVAFDRFTVGGGFRLTEGEERSVPFSVTLPWETPITELYGQPLGVVLGVRTELSVAGAKDKGDLDPLTVGPLPAQEAVLEAFGRLGFGFRSADLEYGRIGGTGQQLPFYQEIEITPSPQYAHQVNEIEVSFLAGPAGMEVVLEADKRGGLFSSGHDALTRFTVGHHDSRDWNAEVEGWIRQLLEHRASHGSHAPYGREDHHGHGHGHGHDKHHHDGHHSGPGMGTAVAAGAAGLAVGVVGGMVAAEVVDEIGDFFEGEEEEEEG; this is encoded by the coding sequence ATGGTGTTCAAACGACTGCTCGGTTCGCTCGGCGTGGGCGGCCCCACGGTGGACACGGTCCTCGACCCGGGCCCGGTCCGTCCCGGCGGCGCACTCACCGGCCAGGTGCACCTCAAGGGCGGCACCGCCGACTTCGACATCGAGCACATCACTCTGGAGCTGGTGGCCCGGGTCGAGGCCGAGCACGACGAGGGTGAGAGCGAGGGCGCCGTCGCCTTCGACCGGTTCACCGTCGGCGGCGGCTTCCGGCTCACCGAGGGCGAGGAGCGCTCGGTGCCGTTCAGCGTGACACTGCCCTGGGAGACACCGATCACGGAGTTGTACGGCCAGCCGCTGGGCGTCGTCCTCGGTGTGCGCACCGAGTTGTCAGTGGCGGGCGCGAAGGACAAGGGCGACCTCGACCCGCTGACCGTTGGACCGCTGCCCGCCCAGGAGGCGGTCCTGGAGGCGTTCGGCCGGCTCGGCTTCGGTTTCCGGTCCGCCGACCTGGAGTACGGCCGCATTGGCGGCACCGGGCAGCAGCTGCCCTTTTACCAGGAGATCGAGATCACCCCGTCGCCGCAGTACGCGCACCAGGTGAACGAGATCGAGGTGAGCTTCCTCGCCGGCCCGGCCGGCATGGAGGTGGTCCTGGAGGCCGACAAGCGCGGCGGCCTCTTCTCCTCCGGCCACGACGCGCTCACCCGGTTCACCGTGGGCCACCACGACTCCCGCGACTGGAACGCCGAAGTCGAGGGCTGGATCCGGCAGTTGCTGGAGCACCGGGCGTCGCACGGCTCACACGCCCCGTACGGCCGCGAGGACCACCACGGGCACGGACACGGGCACGGGCACGACAAGCACCACCACGACGGACACCACTCCGGCCCGGGCATGGGCACGGCCGTCGCCGCGGGCGCGGCCGGGCTCGCGGTCGGTGTCGTCGGCGGCATGGTCGCGGCCGAAGTCGTGGACGAGATCGGTGACTTCTTCGAGGGCGAGGAGGAGGAAGAGGAGGGTTGA
- a CDS encoding hemolysin family protein, which translates to MTEVLLLLLALLLTLACAVFVAAEFSLTTVERGELERAAESGERGAEGALKAVRRLTLQLSGAQLGITVTSLVIGMLAEPSLAALLRGPLQAVGLGGAASPVATVLGVVVSTVVLMVVGELVPKNWAISRALAVAKVVAGPQRGFTAAFGPFIRHLNDTANRFVRRFGLEPAEELASVRSPEELVALARHSAARGALEPDSAELFVRTLHLSELTAENVMTPRVDVKALEAHATAADAANLTHATGLSRFPVYRDSLDQVIGTVHIRDVLALEPEKRLVTPVTDLATEPLLVPDSLTADRLLERLRAHRTMAVVIDEYGGTAGVATMEDIVEEVVGEVRDEHDPVEVPDLLPAPRTGDGRGVWEADGGVRLDQLAAELGLTAPEGPYETVAGLIATELARIPSKGDTVDLDGWQLEVLEVDHHRADRVRITEPATARPAQLAEDAR; encoded by the coding sequence GTGACCGAGGTCCTGCTGCTCCTGCTGGCCCTCCTCCTCACCCTGGCCTGCGCGGTGTTCGTCGCGGCCGAGTTCTCGCTGACCACCGTCGAGCGCGGTGAACTGGAGCGCGCCGCCGAGTCCGGCGAGCGCGGCGCCGAGGGCGCGCTGAAGGCCGTACGCCGGCTGACCCTCCAGCTCTCCGGCGCCCAGCTCGGCATCACCGTCACCTCCCTGGTGATCGGCATGCTCGCCGAGCCGTCGCTTGCCGCGCTGCTGCGGGGCCCGCTTCAGGCGGTCGGCCTGGGCGGTGCCGCCTCGCCCGTGGCGACCGTGCTGGGCGTGGTCGTCTCCACCGTCGTACTGATGGTGGTCGGTGAGCTGGTGCCGAAGAACTGGGCGATCTCCCGGGCGCTGGCCGTCGCGAAGGTGGTCGCCGGCCCGCAGCGCGGCTTCACGGCCGCCTTCGGCCCGTTCATTCGGCATCTCAACGACACCGCGAACCGTTTCGTACGCCGCTTCGGCCTGGAGCCCGCCGAGGAGCTGGCCTCCGTCCGCAGCCCCGAGGAGCTCGTCGCGCTCGCCCGGCACTCGGCGGCCCGGGGCGCCCTGGAGCCCGACTCCGCCGAGCTGTTCGTGCGTACCCTGCATCTGAGCGAGCTGACCGCGGAGAACGTGATGACCCCGCGGGTCGACGTCAAGGCACTCGAAGCGCACGCGACGGCCGCCGACGCGGCCAATCTCACGCACGCCACCGGTCTGTCCCGCTTCCCGGTCTACCGCGACAGCCTCGACCAGGTCATCGGCACCGTCCACATCCGCGACGTCCTCGCCCTGGAACCGGAGAAGCGGCTCGTCACCCCGGTCACCGACCTGGCAACCGAGCCCCTGCTGGTCCCCGACAGCCTCACCGCCGACCGGCTGCTGGAGCGCCTGCGGGCCCATCGCACCATGGCCGTCGTCATCGACGAGTACGGCGGCACGGCGGGCGTGGCGACGATGGAGGACATCGTCGAGGAGGTCGTCGGCGAGGTCCGCGACGAGCACGACCCCGTCGAGGTCCCCGACCTGCTGCCCGCTCCCCGTACCGGGGACGGCCGTGGTGTCTGGGAGGCGGACGGCGGCGTGCGCCTCGACCAGCTCGCCGCCGAGCTGGGGCTCACCGCACCCGAGGGGCCGTACGAGACCGTGGCCGGCCTCATCGCCACCGAGCTTGCCCGCATCCCGTCCAAGGGCGACACCGTCGACCTCGACGGCTGGCAGCTGGAGGTCCTGGAGGTCGACCACCACCGTGCCGACCGGGTCCGCATCACCGAACCGGCCACCGCCCGTCCGGCCCAGCTCGCGGAGGACGCCCGATGA
- a CDS encoding hemolysin family protein, translating to MTALQLAIGALTLLTNAFFVGAEFALVSVRRSQIEPRAQAGHKRAKMTLWALEHLSAMMATAQLGITVSSLVLGAVAEPAIAHLLEPGFEAARLPHALVHPVAFVIALTVATYLHMLIGEMVPKNIALAAPVPSALLLGPPLVALTRALRPFVFGINAFANALLRLLRVEPKDEVEAVFTDDQLARMVVEAGEAGLLTPADGERLRDALELGTRPVGEILVPAQRMRTVDHTITPARLERVAADAGYSRFPVTGPDDTLLGYLHIKDTLGVADRDRPFPATALHPVTRVRIDTPLDDTLTALRAEGSHLAGVLGEGGKVIGFVTMEDVLSELVGPAPAAA from the coding sequence ATGACCGCGCTGCAGCTCGCCATCGGCGCCCTGACGCTGCTGACCAACGCCTTCTTCGTCGGCGCCGAGTTCGCCCTCGTCTCCGTGCGCCGCAGCCAGATCGAACCCCGCGCCCAGGCGGGCCACAAGCGGGCGAAGATGACCCTGTGGGCCCTGGAACACCTCTCCGCGATGATGGCCACCGCCCAGCTCGGCATCACCGTCTCCTCGCTGGTCCTCGGCGCGGTCGCCGAACCGGCCATCGCGCACCTGCTGGAGCCCGGCTTCGAGGCGGCCCGTCTGCCGCACGCCCTGGTCCACCCGGTCGCATTCGTGATCGCGCTGACCGTGGCGACGTATCTGCACATGCTGATCGGCGAGATGGTGCCGAAGAACATCGCGCTCGCCGCCCCGGTCCCCAGTGCCCTGCTGCTCGGCCCGCCCCTGGTGGCCCTCACCCGGGCCCTGCGGCCGTTCGTGTTCGGGATCAATGCCTTCGCCAACGCCCTACTGAGGCTGCTCCGCGTCGAGCCCAAGGACGAGGTCGAGGCCGTCTTCACCGATGACCAGCTCGCCCGCATGGTCGTCGAGGCCGGCGAGGCCGGGCTGCTCACCCCCGCCGACGGCGAGCGGCTGCGGGACGCGCTGGAGCTGGGCACCCGTCCGGTGGGCGAGATCCTCGTCCCGGCGCAGCGCATGCGCACCGTCGACCACACCATCACCCCGGCCCGGCTGGAACGCGTCGCCGCCGACGCGGGCTACTCCCGCTTCCCGGTCACCGGCCCCGACGACACGCTCCTCGGCTACCTGCACATCAAGGACACCCTCGGCGTCGCCGACCGCGACCGGCCCTTCCCGGCCACTGCCCTGCATCCGGTCACCCGGGTCCGCATCGACACCCCGCTCGACGACACCCTCACCGCCCTGCGGGCCGAGGGCAGCCATCTGGCGGGCGTCCTCGGCGAGGGCGGCAAGGTCATCGGCTTCGTGACGATGGAGGACGTCCTCTCGGAGCTGGTGGGACCGGCTCCGGCCGCCGCGTGA
- a CDS encoding hemolysin family protein, with protein sequence MSAVLGLLAVFVLTAGTGYFVAQEFAYVSADRLALAREAEAGDKRAARALKVLERLSFMLSGAQLGITVTGLVVGFIAEPSVSALLRPALSGFGIPDAAVSGISVVLAFVLATVVQMVLGELAPKNLAIAVPERLAKSLAASTLAYLKVVGPVVRIFDGAANKLLRRVGIEPVEELHHGATLEELGHLIGESHEQGRLPRETAELLDHALEFSDRTLDEVMVPRVDAVFVRKDATAAEAVDLIAKHGHSNYPVLGDHPDDIAGVLGVRELMGLSADLLTATTAGSAARRPLLLPDTLALPDAVEQMRERDDEFAVVLDEHGGVAGIVTYEDIAEELVGDIADESDTVTEIAVADGEGWLVDAGRRLDEVAEATGIDLPEEEDYDTVAGLIVDRLGRFPAIGDRLTVALSDADSAVIDVRTLDRHVPERVRIQRLVAGKTEEQA encoded by the coding sequence GTGAGTGCCGTACTCGGCCTGCTGGCCGTCTTCGTCCTGACCGCCGGCACCGGCTATTTCGTCGCCCAGGAATTCGCGTACGTCTCTGCGGACCGGCTCGCCCTGGCCCGTGAGGCCGAGGCCGGTGACAAGAGGGCCGCTCGCGCCCTGAAGGTGCTGGAGCGACTGTCCTTCATGCTCTCGGGCGCCCAGCTCGGCATCACCGTGACCGGTCTGGTCGTCGGCTTCATCGCCGAGCCGTCGGTGTCGGCGCTGCTCAGGCCCGCCCTGTCGGGCTTCGGCATCCCCGACGCTGCGGTCTCCGGCATCTCCGTCGTGCTCGCTTTCGTGCTGGCCACGGTCGTGCAGATGGTGCTGGGTGAGCTGGCGCCGAAGAACCTCGCCATCGCCGTGCCGGAGCGGCTGGCGAAGTCGCTGGCCGCGTCCACGCTGGCGTACCTGAAGGTCGTCGGACCGGTGGTGCGGATCTTCGACGGCGCCGCGAACAAGCTGCTGCGCCGAGTCGGCATCGAGCCGGTGGAGGAGCTGCACCACGGCGCGACCCTGGAGGAGCTGGGCCATCTGATCGGTGAGTCCCACGAACAGGGGCGGCTGCCGCGTGAGACCGCCGAGCTGCTCGACCATGCCCTGGAGTTCTCCGACCGCACGCTGGACGAGGTGATGGTGCCGCGCGTCGACGCGGTCTTCGTCCGCAAGGACGCCACGGCCGCCGAGGCGGTCGACCTGATCGCCAAGCACGGGCACTCCAACTACCCGGTTCTCGGCGATCACCCGGACGACATCGCGGGTGTGCTCGGCGTTCGGGAGCTGATGGGCCTCTCCGCCGACCTGCTGACGGCCACCACGGCCGGTTCGGCCGCCCGCCGCCCGCTGCTGCTGCCCGACACGCTGGCGCTGCCGGATGCTGTGGAGCAGATGCGCGAGCGGGACGACGAGTTCGCCGTGGTCCTGGACGAGCACGGCGGTGTGGCGGGCATCGTCACCTACGAGGACATCGCCGAGGAACTCGTCGGTGACATCGCCGACGAGTCCGACACCGTCACGGAGATCGCGGTCGCGGACGGCGAGGGCTGGCTGGTGGACGCCGGACGCCGCCTCGACGAGGTGGCCGAGGCCACCGGCATCGATCTGCCCGAGGAGGAGGACTACGACACCGTGGCCGGCCTGATCGTGGACCGGCTCGGCCGCTTCCCGGCCATCGGCGACCGGCTGACGGTCGCGCTGTCCGACGCCGACAGCGCGGTGATCGACGTACGCACCCTCGACCGGCACGTGCCGGAGCGGGTCCGGATCCAGCGGCTGGTGGCCGGTAAGACGGAGGAGCAGGCATGA
- a CDS encoding hemolysin family protein, with product MSFPMALFVTVLLLIGSGFFVAAEFALVAAKRHRMEKAAAEGQRGAKAAVAGMRELSLMLAGAQLGITVCTLGLGSVSKPAISHELDPLLHDLGLPSALSYGVAFAVAMIVVVFLHMVLGEMAPKSWAIAHPERSAMLLAPAFRGVVKAVRPLIWVLNKLSNGLVRLCRVTPRDELASVHNREQLAHLVEESERLGLISETDSELLTRSLTEPETPVRDLQVPDADISSVDADADADEILRLAADSDRTRLLVRDHGTVVGSVHARDAMVARVQGRPADARALARPVPELTEDATVADAIELLRRRRASLAVVRDASGRLTGMVSLDDLLARFLQPQAA from the coding sequence ATGAGTTTCCCGATGGCGCTCTTCGTCACCGTGCTGCTGCTGATCGGCAGTGGGTTCTTCGTGGCCGCCGAGTTCGCGCTGGTCGCGGCGAAGCGACACCGCATGGAGAAGGCTGCCGCCGAGGGGCAGCGCGGCGCCAAGGCGGCCGTGGCCGGCATGCGCGAGCTGTCGCTGATGCTGGCCGGCGCCCAGCTCGGTATCACCGTGTGCACCCTGGGCCTGGGCTCGGTGTCCAAGCCCGCGATCTCGCACGAACTCGACCCGCTGCTGCACGACCTGGGCCTGCCCAGCGCCCTCAGCTACGGCGTCGCGTTCGCCGTCGCCATGATCGTGGTCGTGTTCCTGCACATGGTGCTCGGCGAGATGGCACCCAAGTCCTGGGCCATCGCCCATCCCGAGCGTTCCGCGATGCTGCTCGCGCCGGCCTTCCGGGGCGTGGTGAAGGCGGTGCGTCCGCTGATCTGGGTGCTCAACAAGCTGAGCAACGGTCTGGTACGGCTGTGCCGGGTCACCCCGCGCGACGAGCTGGCCTCGGTCCACAACCGCGAGCAGCTCGCCCACCTGGTCGAGGAGTCCGAGCGGCTCGGCCTGATCAGCGAGACGGACTCGGAGCTGCTGACCCGCTCACTGACCGAGCCCGAGACTCCGGTCCGCGACCTCCAGGTGCCGGACGCCGACATCTCCTCGGTCGACGCGGACGCCGACGCCGACGAGATCCTGCGGTTGGCCGCCGACAGCGACCGCACGCGGCTCCTGGTTCGCGATCACGGCACCGTCGTCGGCTCGGTACACGCCCGCGACGCCATGGTCGCCCGCGTCCAGGGACGCCCCGCCGACGCCCGCGCGCTGGCCCGCCCGGTACCTGAGCTGACGGAGGACGCCACGGTCGCCGACGCGATCGAACTGCTGCGCCGACGCCGGGCCTCGCTCGCAGTGGTCCGTGACGCGTCGGGCCGGCTCACCGGCATGGTGAGCCTGGACGACCTGCTGGCCCGCTTCCTGCAGCCGCAAGCGGCCTGA
- a CDS encoding phosphotransferase codes for MDQQRMRRAFTQSARELGTTIAGPEVWGWHGRTLSSRVHHPDRGSCRLRLLSAPQDKAFGKIWEGNRQAAVLFDGRVRKPLLYDTTESVGDGCAYQAELHQYVAEPVCSSSPVLSDELDLPAQWWESLRADVESVSSTATDRVAARQEWVNRTVPSFLDMPGPRITDWATAHGDLHPANLTIRTPYVLDWEGFGMAPAGYDAAMLLAYSLYATGFADRVRDTFPVLETEPGRVAQIIVMTELLQSASRGDHPEFVPALHALAAEMRSA; via the coding sequence ATGGACCAGCAGCGTATGCGCCGCGCCTTCACGCAGTCCGCGCGAGAACTGGGCACCACGATCGCAGGCCCGGAAGTCTGGGGTTGGCACGGTCGGACCCTCAGCAGCCGAGTCCACCACCCGGACCGGGGATCCTGCCGGCTACGGCTGCTCTCCGCGCCGCAGGACAAGGCTTTCGGCAAGATCTGGGAAGGCAACCGCCAGGCAGCAGTGCTATTTGACGGACGCGTCCGCAAGCCGCTGCTCTACGACACCACGGAGTCCGTCGGCGACGGCTGTGCGTACCAGGCCGAGCTGCACCAGTACGTTGCCGAACCGGTCTGCTCCTCCAGTCCGGTCCTGAGCGACGAACTGGATCTACCGGCGCAGTGGTGGGAATCGCTTCGCGCGGACGTGGAAAGTGTGAGCAGCACGGCCACGGACCGTGTGGCCGCGCGGCAGGAGTGGGTGAACCGCACCGTCCCATCCTTCCTCGACATGCCCGGCCCCCGGATCACCGACTGGGCGACCGCCCACGGAGACCTGCACCCCGCCAACCTCACCATCCGAACCCCCTATGTCCTCGACTGGGAGGGATTCGGGATGGCACCGGCCGGTTACGACGCCGCCATGTTGCTCGCGTACTCCCTGTACGCCACCGGATTCGCCGACCGCGTCCGTGACACCTTTCCCGTCCTCGAGACGGAGCCCGGACGCGTCGCCCAGATCATCGTCATGACCGAACTGCTGCAGTCGGCTTCGCGCGGAGACCACCCGGAATTCGTTCCCGCGCTGCACGCCCTCGCCGCCGAGATGAGGAGTGCCTGA
- a CDS encoding MFS transporter produces MSVTDSEAAGTASGTAVGTAPAALTPRLRLVLVLLLAAQFMLAVDFSILNVALPVIGEGLGFSLAHLQWIATAFALCAAGFTLLFGRVADLFGRRRLFLGGLVVLGVSSLVGGLAQNPEVLIAARVFQGLATAAVTPAGLSLLTTSFPEGPLRAKALGLNGALMSAGFTTGAILGGLLTDLLSWRWAFFINVPVALAVLLIAPTVIKESRPDERPKLDVPGAVSVTLGLLAIVFGLTQAGEKGWGSAHALLSPAAGVVLLLVFYAVERKVSAPLVPIGVLGKRSVAWGNVAGLIAFLTETSLVFLLTLYLQEVLGFSPLAAGLSFGVLGIGTVVGGSTAPKVIGKIGSKQTLIVGGILQTVFTAALLGLGDDRSWMWLLLVATFAGGVGNMLVIVGFMVTATSGLADHEQGLATGLATMTQQIGITMGTPIMSAIATAAMTGTGASAILGGLKVAIAVNAAIVLLGTLTSALFLRGARSSAQ; encoded by the coding sequence ATGTCTGTCACTGATTCAGAGGCGGCCGGTACCGCGTCCGGCACCGCCGTCGGCACGGCCCCGGCCGCGCTCACCCCCCGGCTCCGGCTGGTGCTGGTGCTGCTGCTCGCTGCGCAGTTCATGCTGGCCGTGGACTTCTCCATCCTGAACGTGGCGCTGCCGGTGATCGGTGAGGGCCTGGGCTTCTCGCTGGCCCACCTGCAGTGGATCGCCACCGCGTTCGCGCTGTGCGCGGCGGGGTTCACCCTGCTCTTCGGCCGCGTCGCGGACCTGTTCGGCCGGCGCAGGCTGTTCCTGGGCGGCCTCGTCGTGCTGGGTGTGTCCTCGCTGGTCGGCGGCTTGGCGCAGAACCCGGAGGTGCTGATTGCGGCCCGTGTCTTCCAGGGCCTGGCCACCGCCGCCGTGACCCCTGCCGGACTGTCGCTGCTGACGACGTCGTTCCCGGAGGGGCCACTGCGCGCGAAGGCGCTCGGCCTGAACGGGGCGCTGATGTCGGCCGGGTTCACCACCGGCGCCATCCTTGGCGGCCTGCTGACCGACCTGCTGTCGTGGCGCTGGGCGTTCTTCATCAATGTGCCCGTCGCCCTGGCTGTGCTGCTCATCGCCCCGACGGTCATCAAGGAGTCCCGGCCCGACGAACGCCCCAAGCTGGATGTGCCCGGCGCCGTCAGCGTCACGCTCGGCCTGCTGGCCATCGTCTTCGGGCTCACCCAGGCGGGAGAGAAGGGCTGGGGCTCCGCGCACGCCCTGTTGTCGCCGGCGGCGGGCGTGGTACTGCTGCTGGTGTTCTACGCCGTCGAGCGGAAGGTGTCCGCGCCGCTCGTGCCGATCGGCGTGCTCGGCAAGCGATCGGTGGCCTGGGGCAATGTCGCCGGCCTGATCGCGTTCCTCACCGAGACCTCCCTGGTCTTCCTGCTGACCCTCTACCTCCAGGAAGTGCTCGGCTTCTCCCCGCTCGCCGCCGGCCTGTCCTTCGGGGTGCTCGGCATCGGTACGGTCGTAGGTGGCTCCACTGCCCCGAAGGTCATCGGGAAGATCGGCAGCAAGCAGACCCTGATCGTCGGCGGCATCCTCCAGACCGTGTTCACCGCGGCCCTGCTCGGCCTCGGCGACGACCGCTCGTGGATGTGGCTGCTGCTGGTCGCCACCTTCGCCGGCGGCGTGGGCAACATGCTCGTCATCGTGGGCTTCATGGTCACCGCCACCTCGGGGCTCGCCGACCACGAACAGGGCCTGGCCACCGGCCTCGCCACCATGACCCAGCAGATCGGCATCACCATGGGAACGCCGATCATGAGCGCCATCGCCACCGCCGCCATGACCGGCACCGGAGCCTCGGCCATCCTCGGCGGTCTGAAGGTCGCGATCGCGGTGAACGCCGCGATCGTGCTCCTCGGCACCCTCACCAGCGCCCTGTTCCTGCGCGGTGCCCGGTCGAGTGCGCAGTAA
- a CDS encoding helix-turn-helix transcriptional regulator has product MDAPSELGDFLKSRRAALRPEDVGITPHPTRRRVTGLRREELAMLAGVSITHYTRLEQGRATSASDGVLEAIARTLRLTDDETAHLKDLARPATASSRPAPPRVEHASASARQLLAAMTDVPALVLDRRNDVLAWNQLGHALLAGHLAPESPDTPATRPNLTRMLFLDEQYRELYTNWNEEAQLAVASLRLVAGRHPDDRSLAELVGQLTMNCGEFASRWARHPVRTCTSGVKHLHHPLVGAMDLSFENLVIPGTSGQRLIAYTAEPGSPSEAALRLLGIATAPVAQDTTAVRR; this is encoded by the coding sequence ATGGACGCCCCGTCCGAGTTGGGAGACTTCCTCAAGTCCCGCCGCGCCGCGCTGCGCCCCGAGGACGTCGGCATCACGCCGCACCCGACCCGCCGCCGCGTCACCGGGCTGCGCCGCGAGGAGTTGGCGATGCTCGCCGGCGTCAGCATCACCCACTACACCCGCCTGGAACAGGGCCGCGCCACCAGCGCCTCCGACGGCGTGCTCGAGGCGATCGCGCGCACCCTGCGCCTCACCGACGACGAGACGGCCCACCTGAAAGATCTCGCCCGCCCCGCCACCGCGTCGTCCCGTCCCGCACCGCCCCGGGTGGAGCACGCCAGCGCCTCGGCCCGGCAGCTGCTGGCGGCCATGACCGACGTACCGGCCCTCGTCCTGGACCGACGCAACGACGTCCTCGCATGGAACCAACTGGGCCACGCGCTGCTCGCCGGACATCTGGCGCCCGAGAGCCCCGACACACCCGCCACCCGTCCCAACCTGACCCGGATGCTCTTCCTGGACGAGCAGTACCGGGAGTTGTACACGAACTGGAACGAGGAGGCCCAACTCGCCGTAGCCTCCCTGCGCCTGGTCGCCGGGCGCCACCCCGACGACCGCTCCCTGGCCGAGCTCGTCGGTCAACTGACCATGAACTGTGGCGAGTTCGCCTCCCGCTGGGCCCGGCACCCGGTGCGCACCTGCACCTCCGGAGTGAAGCACCTGCATCATCCGCTGGTCGGTGCGATGGACCTCAGCTTCGAGAATCTCGTCATCCCCGGCACCTCGGGCCAACGTCTGATCGCCTACACCGCCGAGCCCGGTTCGCCGTCGGAAGCGGCACTGCGGCTGCTGGGCATCGCGACGGCTCCGGTGGCGCAGGACACGACAGCGGTACGGCGCTGA
- a CDS encoding transposase, with amino-acid sequence MPGANFPVDWRLFLPPEWTDDPELRRRARIPQTESFQPQWKHMLDLMDSMARRTSSPAVPVVADMSDATDFSELTSQSGSVRRDFVVAVHPQQLFSGAGRVRERTFPAGARIGQRVGVGVATAGSPGAPGTQPRWSRHTAAVTGADGRFRQAQTLSTLMWQQTGGEQRAYRLFTELGPGGQPSSQLWLTNLVHHRLDELLELTRLHISSTVTADCMDGSYGLLDFAGRSFPAWHHHMTMASAAYTHMRLAHAWHPMAPLLAGQRSA; translated from the coding sequence CTGCCCGGCGCGAACTTCCCCGTCGACTGGCGGCTGTTCCTTCCCCCGGAGTGGACCGACGACCCCGAACTGCGCCGACGCGCCCGCATACCTCAGACGGAGAGCTTCCAGCCGCAGTGGAAGCACATGCTCGACCTGATGGACAGTATGGCCAGACGTACGTCCTCACCGGCCGTGCCCGTCGTGGCCGACATGAGCGACGCGACCGACTTCAGCGAGCTGACATCCCAATCGGGCAGCGTCCGGAGGGACTTCGTTGTCGCCGTCCACCCCCAACAGCTGTTTTCCGGCGCCGGGCGCGTACGGGAGCGGACATTCCCCGCCGGTGCTCGGATCGGGCAACGGGTGGGTGTCGGCGTCGCGACCGCCGGGTCTCCGGGCGCGCCCGGTACGCAGCCGAGGTGGAGCCGGCACACAGCCGCTGTGACGGGGGCCGACGGGAGGTTCCGGCAGGCGCAGACCCTGTCCACCCTCATGTGGCAGCAGACCGGTGGTGAGCAGCGGGCATACCGGCTGTTCACCGAGCTCGGCCCAGGGGGGCAGCCCAGCTCCCAGCTCTGGCTCACCAACCTCGTGCACCACCGGCTGGACGAACTTCTCGAGCTGACCCGCCTCCATATCAGCTCCACCGTCACCGCGGACTGCATGGACGGCAGCTACGGGCTGCTGGACTTCGCCGGGCGCTCCTTCCCCGCCTGGCACCACCACATGACCATGGCCTCGGCGGCGTACACCCACATGCGCCTCGCCCACGCCTGGCATCCGATGGCGCCTCTGCTCGCCGGACAGCGCAGCGCCTGA
- a CDS encoding PIN domain nuclease produces the protein MNAAQYLIDTSALARMLRGDAEQFGWDQAAAAGLIATCPVTELEFFYSARSAADRAQGIEDMRLLFGWVPVDDRAYDRAWRVQEVLTQRGQHRSAGAVDLVVAATAELQGLTLLHRDRDFECIAAVTGQALQWYGPEAGK, from the coding sequence GTGAACGCCGCGCAATACCTGATCGACACCAGCGCGCTCGCCCGTATGCTGCGCGGCGACGCCGAGCAGTTCGGATGGGACCAGGCGGCCGCTGCCGGGCTCATCGCCACCTGCCCCGTCACCGAGTTGGAATTCTTCTACAGCGCGCGTTCCGCCGCCGACCGGGCACAAGGCATCGAGGACATGCGCCTGCTCTTCGGGTGGGTGCCGGTCGACGACCGTGCCTACGACCGCGCCTGGCGGGTCCAGGAGGTCCTCACCCAGCGCGGACAGCACCGCAGTGCCGGAGCCGTCGATCTCGTGGTGGCCGCCACGGCCGAGTTGCAGGGACTGACGCTGCTGCACCGCGACCGGGACTTCGAGTGCATCGCCGCCGTCACCGGTCAGGCGCTCCAGTGGTACGGCCCCGAAGCCGGGAAATGA